Proteins encoded by one window of Camelus dromedarius isolate mCamDro1 chromosome 27, mCamDro1.pat, whole genome shotgun sequence:
- the ZNRF4 gene encoding LOW QUALITY PROTEIN: E3 ubiquitin-protein ligase ZNRF4 (The sequence of the model RefSeq protein was modified relative to this genomic sequence to represent the inferred CDS: substituted 1 base at 1 genomic stop codon): MPGMLEEQQGGHVAGAETMSQRLGASGTLGAPGFRIIFQEGHLGRLAPPGTSLQRHNAPWAAARSRFRLGPPGPCCSAXLSLSPCSRSPPFPPGHGLPGRPWRCPETSCPPSPAGPSSTPQPEKEGPAMGWLRLVLALVAVRASLILLGLLVPSQGVVRAVLDGNSSTVDFADLPALFGVPLAPGGMRGYLMEAKPANACHPIEGPQLGNGSLGAIVLIRRYDCTFDLKVLHAQRAGFEAAIVHNVRSDDLVRMAHVYEDLRRQIAIPSVFVGEAASQDLRGIVRCDKSAHILLLPDHPPCPDLDCHPVLAISWVLGRTLALLTFATFVLQHLWNWLWAWWARRPAVMAQASQRAQVRTFTRRNDLCAICLDEYEEGDQLKILPCSHTYHCKCIDPWFSQATQRSCPVCKQSVAGTEDGSDSTVDSFGNEEDPSLPGHHPPIWAIQARLRARRLELLVRASPGRRCSTTSVGAAEANEGLPEPL; the protein is encoded by the exons ATGCCTGGTATGTTGgaagaacagcaaggaggccatgtggctggagcaga GACGATGTCACAGAGGCTGGGAGCATCTGGAACCCTGGGGGCTCCTGGCTTCCGCATCATCTTCCAGGAAGGCCACCTGGGTAGGTTGGCTCCTCCTGGGACCAGCCTTCAAAGACACAATGCACCTTGGGCTGCTGCCAGGAGCCGCTTCCGTCTAGGACCGCCAGGTCCCTGCTGCTCTGCTTAACTGTCCCTGAGCCCCTGTTCAAGGTCACCTCCATTCCCACCTGGCCACGGGCTCCCTGGGAGGCCCTGGAGATGCCCGGAGACCTCCTGTCCACCGTCCCCAGCGGGACCTAGCTCCACGCCACAGCCAGAGAAGGAGGGGCCGGCCATGGGGTGGCTGCGGCTGGTCCTGGCCCTGGTGGCCGTCAGGGCCTCTCTGATCCTGCTGGGGCTGCTGGTGCCCTCGCAGGGGGTGGTGCGGGCCGTGCTGGATGGCAACTCGAGCACGGTGGACTTTGCGGACTTGCCAGCCCTGTTCGGGGTCCCCCTAGCCCCTGGGGGCATGCGGGGCTACCTAATGGAGGCCAAGCCGGCCAACGCATGTCATCCCATTGAGGGCCCGCAGCTGGGCAATGGCTCCCTGGGCGCCATCGTGCTGATCCGCCGCTACGACTGCACATTTGACCTCAAGGTGCTGCATGCCCAGCGGGCCGGCTTCGAGGCGGCCATCGTGCACAACGTGCGCTCCGACGACCTGGTGCGCATGGCCCACGTCTACGAGGACCTGCGGCGCCAGATCGCCATCCCGTCGGTGTTTGTGGGCGAGGCCGCCTCGCAGGACCTGCGGGGCATCGTGCGCTGCGACAAGTCGGCCCACATCCTCCTGTTGCCCGACCACCCGCCCTGCCCGGACCTGGACTGCCACCCCGTGCTGGCCATCTCCTGGGTGCTGGGCCGCACCCTGGCCCTGCTCACGTTCGCCACCTTCGTCCTGCAGCACCTGTGGAACTGGCTGTGGGCCTGGTGGGCCCGCAGGCCGGCGGTCATGGCGCAGGCCAGCCAGAGGGCCCAGGTGCGCACCTTCACGAGACGCAATGACTTGTGCGCCATCTGCCTGGACGAGTACGAGGAGGGCGACCAACTCAAGATCCTCCCCTGCTCCCATACCTATCACTGCAAGTGCATCGATCCCTGGTTCTCCCAGGCCACCCAGCGCTCCTGCCCCGTGTGCAAGCAGTCGGTGGCCGGCACGGAGGACGGCTCTGACTCCACTGTTGACAGCTTCGGCAACGAGGAGGACCCCTCGTTGCCTGGCCACCACCCCCCGATCTGGGCCATCCAGGCCCGGCTGCGCGCCCGGAGGCTGGAGCTTCTGGTCCGAGCCAGTCCTGGCCGCCGCTGCAGCACCACCTCCGTGGGTGCGGCTGAGGCCAATGAGGGGCTCCCTGAACCCCTCTGA